Proteins from one Setaria italica strain Yugu1 chromosome V, Setaria_italica_v2.0, whole genome shotgun sequence genomic window:
- the LOC101774879 gene encoding cytochrome P450 71A1 — MAAASLVALLLTVLIIPLLSFLLIAAKRSSSRLQRGDGRRLPPSPPGGLPLLGHLHLLGRLPHRALGSMAASCGPVMLLRLGQVPTVVASSAAAAEEAMKTRDLAFASRPRLLMADRLYYGTRDMVFAPSGERWRQLRRVCVSRLLSPGRVLCFRAAREQEVAALLGRVRAAAAADGAAVVNLSELLITYSNAVISRATFGDGSYGLDGDDGGGGTKLRKVFGEFEELLGTVPMAEVVPWLWPVDVATGLERKARRTSEEIDRLLERVIADHRRRRRGARRVVGDGEDDRRDFVDVLLDLSETEEEVGGVQLDTVTIKATVVDMLVAGTDTSYSLLEWAMAELINHPTQMRKLQDEIRAAVAGGVTEDDLPRLPYLKAVIKETLRLHPPGPLLLPRETLEDTELQSYHVPARTRVVINAWAIGRDPDTWGENAEDFMPERFAADGEAEYQKMGLDFRFLPFGAGRRGCPGVGFAVPANELALASLLYHFDWEVPGGGRPAVVDMTEVNGLAVRLKKALLLVAKPWPR, encoded by the exons ATGGCCGCCGCTTCACTCGTTGCGCTGCTGCTCACCGTGCTCATCATACCTCTGCTCTCCTTCCTTCTGATCGCCGCCAAGAGGTCTTCTTCTCGCCTGCAACGCGGCGATGGACGGAGGCTGCCTCCGTCCCCGCCCGGCGGCCTGCCGCTCCTCGGCCACCTCCACCTACTGGGCCGCCTGCCGCACCGGGCGCTCGGATCGATGGCGGCGTCGTGCGGCCCGGTGATGCTCCTGCGCCTCGGGCAGGTGCCCACCGTGGTGGCGtcctcggcggccgccgcggaggaggccaTGAAGACCCGCGACCTCGCCTTCGCCAGCCGCCCCAGGCTTCTCATGGCCGACCGCCTCTACTACGGCACCCGCGACATGGTCTTCGCGCCGtccggcgagcggtggcgccaGCTGCGCCGCGTCTGCGTGTCCCGCCTCCTCAGCCCGGGCCGCGTCCTCTGCTTCCGTGCCGCCCGCGAGCAGGAGGTCGCTGCGCTGCTCGGCCGcgtccgtgccgccgccgcggccgacggtGCCGCCGTGGTGAACCTGAGCGAACTCCTCATCACCTACTCCAACGCCGTCATCTCGCGCGCCACGTTCGGCGACGGAAGCTACGggctcgacggcgacgacggcggaggaggaacGAAGCTGAGGAAGGTGTTCGGCGAGTTCGAGGAGCTGCTCGGGACGGTACCGATGGCGGAGGTGGTGCCGTGGCTGTGGCCCGTGGACGTGGCGACGGGGCTGGAGCGGAAGGCGAGGCGCACCTCTGAGGAGATAGATCGGCTTCTCGAGAGGGTCATCGCCGatcatcgccgccggcgtcgtggtGCGCGGCGGGTGGTCGGAGACGGAGAGGACGATCGCAGGGACTTCGTGGACGTGCTGTTGGACTTGAGCGAGACAGAGGAAGAGGTCGGGGGAGTCCAGCTCGACACGGTCACCATTAAAGCCACCGTCGTG GACATGCTCGTTGCTGGCACTGACACTTCGTACTCGCTGCTGGAATGGGCCATGGCGGAGCTCATCAACCACCCGACCCAGATGCGCAAGCTCCAGGACGAgatccgcgccgccgtcgccggcggcgtcacCGAGGACGACCTACCTAGGCTACCATACCTCAAGGCCGTGATCAAGGAGACGCTCCGGCTGCACCCGCCGGGACCTCTCCTCCTGCCCCGGGAGACCCTCGAGGACACCGAGCTGCAAAGCTACCACGTCCCGGCTCGGACGCGGGTCGTGATCAACGCGTGGGCGATCGGCCGGGACCCGGACACCTGGGGGGAGAACGCCGAGGACTTCATGCCGGAGAGGTTCGCGGCGGACGGCGAGGCGGAGTACCAGAAGATGGGGCTGGACTTCAGGTTCTTGCCGTTCGGCGCCGGGAGGAGGGGGTGCCCGGGCGTCGGGTTCGCCGTGCCGGCCAACGAGCTGGCGCTCGCGAGCTTGCTGTACCATTTCGACTGGGAGGTTCCAGGTggagggaggccggcggtggtggaCATGACCGAGGTGAACGGCCTCGCCGTACGTCTCAAGAAAGCTCTGCTTCTGGTTGCTAAGCCGTGGCCTCGCTGA